Proteins found in one Pyrus communis chromosome 15, drPyrComm1.1, whole genome shotgun sequence genomic segment:
- the LOC137718310 gene encoding arabinosyltransferase RRA3-like, translating into MMAGRREGSLMRDKTQSFPGSRIVTAIVIGILLGFVVAYLFPHGFLGSDRLIQNRRFGKSDLQVSSSQCESTERITALRSDIASLSDKNDELKKEVQELTEKLRLSEQGKDHAHEQFSVLGKPHKAGPFGTVKGLRTNPTVVPDESVNPRLAKILEEVAVQKELIVALANSNVKVMLEVWFTSIKKVGITNYLVVGLDDEIEEFCKANDVPVYKRDSDEGIDPIAKKGGNHAVSGLKFRILREFLQLGYSVLLSDVDIVYLQNPFNHLYRDSDVESMTDGHNNYTAYGFNDVFDEPSMGWARYAHTMRIWVYNSGFFYIRPTLPAIELLDRVAERLSRPQKAWDQAVFNEELFFPSHPGYSGLHASKRTMDFYLFMNSKVLFKTVRKDANLKKLKPVILHVNYHPDKLPRMQAIVEFYFNGKQDALEPFPDGSQW; encoded by the exons ATGATGGCAGGTCGTAGAGAGGGGTCGTTGATGAGGGACAAGACGCAGTCGTTTCCTGGATCTCGAATCGTGACCGCCATTGTCATCGGAATCCTACTCGGCTTTGTCGTCGCCTACTTGTTTCCTCACGGATTCCTGGGCTCCGATAGGCTTATCCAAAACCGCAGATTCGGGAAATCGGATCTCCAG GTTAGCTCATCACAGTGTGAATCAACAGAACGGATTACCGCGTTGAGGTCCGATATTGCATCATTGTCGGACAAGAATGACGAGCTGAAGAAGGAGGTGCAGGAACTAACTGAAAAGCTACGTCTGTCTGAACAAGGAAAGGATCATGCACATGAGCAGTTTTCTGTGTTAGGTAAACCACATAAGGCTGGCCCTTTTGGTACCGTCAAGGGCTTGAGAACTAACCCGACAGTCGTTCCTGATGAATCCGTGAATCCGAGGCTGGCAAAGATCTTGGAGGAAGTTGCAGTTCAAAAAGAGCTTATAGTTGCACTTGCGAATTCAAATGTGAAAGTCATGTTGGAGGTATGGTTTACTAGCATCAAGAAAGTTGGTATAACCAATTATCTGGTAGTAGGATTAGACgatgaaattgaagaatttTGCAAAGCTAATGACGTTCCTGTATACAAGAGAGATTCGGATGAGGGTATTGATCCAATTGCGAAGAAGGGAGGTAACCATGCCGTCTCAGGGTTGAAGTTTCGCATCTTGAGGGAGTTTCTGCAACTAGGTTATAGTGTTCTTCTCTCGGATGTTGATATAGTATATTTGCAAAACCCGTTCAATCATCTTTATCGAGATTCTGATGTAGAGTCCATGACTGATGGTCACAATAACTATACAGCTTATGGATTTAATGATGTGTTTGACGAACCCTCTATGGGGTGGGCTCGTTATGCTCACACGATGAGGATATGGGTTTATAACTCTGGTTTCTTTTACATAAGACCTACGCTTCCTGCAATTGAGCTTCTGGATCGTGTGGCTGAACGACTCTCTAGGCCACAAAAAGCATGGGACCAAGCAGTATTCAACGAGGAACTATTTTTCCCTTCTCATCCGGGGTACAGCGGGCTTCATGCTTCCAAGAGAACAATGGATTTCTATCTGTTTATGAATAGCAAGGTCCTCTTCAAGACGGTCAGGAAAGATGCTAACTTGAAAAAGTTGAAACCAGTAATCCTTCATGTAAACTACCACCCGGATAAACTTCCAAGGATGCAGGCAATTGTCGAGTTCTACTTCAACGGCAAGCAAGATGCGCTGGAACCTTTCCCTGACGGTTCTCAATGGTAG
- the LOC137717639 gene encoding probable protein phosphatase 2C 55 has translation MTSSYLSKIRTALQRSIVGQEGALQESVDGLIGQGKLLFGNSKLFQSRPFSTISDLQALFSPGIVFAARLDLQLVNKRRNISVVEEISRIISTPSVSGPSIQVCGYHIDCALSEPSQFVTRSKFQNKPMAACGSRTLFGGCCPDNLTSRRGLHAMVPESACTLYNKRSLDCFQTASMSLKTSGQSNTNAIYGYFMYEVGKRWCNSSPSKGSGSREFHGSSTCSSTRTAHDVSFDSSAHEGQVSSSAPEEQLSSSADSSNEKITDGKSLKLTSGSYYLPHPDKEETGGEDAHFICANEQAIGVADGVGGWADLGVNSGLYSRELMSNSVAAVQEEPKGSIDPARVLEKAHSSTKARGSSTACIIALTEQGIHAVNLGDSGFIVVRDGCTVFRSPVQQHDFNFTYQLESGNSGDLPSSGQVFTVPVAPRDVIVAGTDGLFDNLYNNEITAVVVHAIRAGLGPQVTAQKIAALARQRAQDRDRQTPFSTAAQDAGFRYYGGKLDDITVVVSYVTSSNDP, from the exons ATGACATCTTCTTACTTGTCGAAGATTAGGACTGCGTTGCAGAGATCGATTGTTGGGCAGGAAGGAGCGCTTCAGGAATCGGTAGATGGGTTAATTGGGCAGGGAaaattgttgtttggaaatTCCAAGTTGTTCCAGTCGAGACCGTTTTCAACTATTTCAGACCTCCAAGCATTGTTTTCACCAGGCATTGTTTTTGCTGCGAGGTTGGATTTGCAGCTAGTTAATAAAAGAAGGAACATTTCTGTTGTTGAAGAGATTTCGCGCATTATTTCAACCCCGTCTGTGTCAGGGCCTTCAATTCAGGTTTGTGGGTATCATATCGATTGTGCGCTTTCTGAGCCCAGTCAGTTTGTGACCAGAAGTAAGTTTCAGAATAAACCTATGGCTGCTTGCGGTTCTAGAACTTTATTTGGGGGATGCTGCCCAGATAATTTAACTTCAAGGCGTGGGCTTCATGCAATGGTACCCGAAAGTGCCTGTACATTATACAACAAAAGAAGTTTGGACTGTTTTCAAACAGCTAGCATGAGTTTGAAAACAAGTGGGCAGTCCAACACTAATGCAATTTATGGGTATTTCATGTATGAAGTTGGAAAGAGATGGTGTAATTCCTCCCCAAGTAAAGGATCAGGGTCAAGAGAATTTCATGGTTCATCAACATGCTCATCTACAAGGACTGCCCATGACGTGTCTTTCGATAGTTCTGCTCATGAAGGGCAAGTTTCAAGTTCTGCTCCTGAGGAGCAACTTTCAAGTTCTGCAGATTCATCTAATGA GAAGATTACAGATGGAAAGTCCCTAAAACTAACTTCAGGATCGTACTACCTGCCCCATCCTGATAAAGAGGAAACTGGCGGGGAGGATGCTCACTTCATTTGTGCGAATGAACAAGCAATAGGGGTGGCGGATGGTGTTGGTGGCTGGGCAGATCTCGGTGTTAATTCCGGATTGTACTCCAGAGAACTGATGTCTAATTCTGTGGCCGCTGTTCAGGAGGAGCCCAAGGGTTCCATTGACCCTGCTCGCGTATTGGAGAAAGCTCACTCGAGCACGAAAGCCAGGGGTTCCTCAACAGCATGCATCATAGCACTCACAGAACAG GGTATTCATGCAGTTAATTTAGGTGATAGTGGGTTTATAGTGGTTCGAGATGGGTGCACCGTCTTTAGATCCCCTGTGCAACAGCATGATTTTAACTTTACCTATCAACTGGAAAGTGGAAACAGCGGTGATCTACCTAGCTCTGGCCAG GTTTTTACAGTCCCTGTTGCACCCAGGGATGTTATAGTTGCCGGAACTGATGGCCTGTTCGACAACTTGTACAACAACGAGATTACTGCAGTAGTGGTCCATGCCATAAGAGCTGGCTTAGGGCCTCAGGTGACAGCGCAGAAGATTGCAGCGTTGGCACGCCAACGAGCACAGGATCGAGACCGGCAGACACCTTTCTCCACTGCCGCTCAAGATGCTGGGTTCCGTTATTATGGCGGCAAGCTTGATGATATAACTGTTGTTGTTTCATATGTGACCAGTTCAAATGATCCATGA